In one Mesorhizobium australicum genomic region, the following are encoded:
- a CDS encoding DUF7146 domain-containing protein, whose translation MARHDASELAIRLGRQAEAVCRHYLSNGRRQGRYWTVGDVRNTPGRSMFVRLSGPESGPGAAGHWTDAATAEYGDLLDVIREALGLVDFKDVAEEARRFLSLPHPEPDKTRTPTGRAPGMASSGSPEAARRLFAMSQPVGGTLVETYFRNRGITALHETTSLRFHPRCYYRPDEHSPTEIWPAMVASVTDLAGRQTGAHRTWLSPDGSGKAPVKTPRRAMGDLLGHAVRFGVAGRVLAAGEGIETVLSPRMVLPQMPMLAALSAAHLAACRFPATLRRLYVLRDRDPAGDGARNGLIARATSVGIEAIAVSPVAGDFNEDLRWRGVDALRATLKEQLHPEDVSRFMEG comes from the coding sequence ATGGCCCGTCACGACGCCTCCGAACTGGCGATCCGTCTCGGCCGGCAGGCCGAGGCGGTCTGCCGCCATTACCTGTCCAACGGACGGCGCCAGGGCCGCTACTGGACGGTGGGCGACGTTCGCAATACGCCCGGCCGGTCGATGTTCGTCCGGCTCAGCGGACCGGAATCAGGTCCCGGCGCCGCCGGGCATTGGACCGATGCCGCAACCGCCGAGTATGGCGATCTCCTCGACGTCATCCGCGAGGCGCTCGGCCTTGTCGACTTCAAGGACGTGGCCGAGGAAGCCCGCCGTTTCCTCTCTCTGCCGCATCCCGAGCCGGACAAGACGAGGACGCCGACCGGCAGGGCGCCGGGCATGGCCTCGTCGGGGTCGCCTGAAGCGGCACGGCGGCTCTTCGCCATGTCGCAGCCGGTCGGCGGCACGCTTGTAGAGACGTATTTCCGCAATCGCGGCATTACGGCTTTGCACGAAACCACAAGCCTGCGTTTCCATCCGCGTTGCTATTATCGGCCCGACGAGCATTCGCCCACCGAGATCTGGCCGGCGATGGTCGCTTCCGTCACCGACCTCGCCGGACGGCAGACGGGGGCGCACCGCACCTGGCTCAGCCCCGACGGTTCGGGCAAGGCGCCTGTCAAGACACCGCGGCGGGCGATGGGCGACCTTCTCGGGCACGCCGTCCGTTTCGGGGTGGCAGGTCGGGTGCTCGCGGCCGGGGAGGGCATCGAGACCGTGCTGTCGCCCCGTATGGTCCTGCCCCAGATGCCGATGCTGGCGGCGCTCTCGGCCGCTCACCTTGCCGCTTGTCGGTTCCCGGCGACGCTGCGCAGGCTCTATGTGCTGCGCGATCGCGACCCGGCCGGGGACGGCGCGAGAAATGGCCTGATCGCCAGAGCGACGAGCGTCGGGATCGAGGCAATTGCGGTGTCGCCGGTCGCCGGGGACTTCAACGAGGATCTGCGCTGGCGCGGCGTCGATGCCCTCCGGGCGACACTGAAGGAACAGCTTCACCCCGAAGACGTCAGCCGTTTCATGGAAGGGTGA
- a CDS encoding DUF2493 domain-containing protein, translating to MMNEDENAGFEPNHTSSPTDHVLTELQLYGWRPFQDEADPRPLPEGNQVAAAVADIFDALVATLGDTRLEPDLDELLWSTVNLFHRAAGRVERELDDNEQAQRCLQREQDGSEVKSVELERLTAEGQTLIERRNSMELFRDLSAEAFERHTGTAWRPRTGSMVNHRNLTAAMIDSRDFLAAKRRAETEVMLPSGPRVALTGGLDYNDHRLIWAKLDQVHAKHPDMVLLHGGSPKGAELIAAKWADNRGVRQVAFKPDWTKHGKAAPFKRNDAMLDVLPVGVLVFPGTGIQENLGDKARKLGIPVLKFDGGA from the coding sequence ATGATGAATGAAGACGAAAACGCAGGTTTCGAGCCGAACCACACCTCATCCCCAACCGATCATGTCCTCACCGAACTCCAGCTCTATGGCTGGCGTCCGTTTCAGGATGAAGCCGATCCGAGGCCGCTGCCGGAGGGCAATCAGGTCGCCGCCGCGGTCGCGGACATCTTTGATGCCCTCGTCGCCACACTCGGCGACACCCGCCTCGAGCCCGACCTCGACGAACTGCTCTGGTCGACCGTCAATCTCTTCCACCGCGCCGCCGGCCGGGTCGAGCGCGAGCTTGACGACAACGAGCAGGCGCAGCGCTGCCTCCAGCGGGAACAGGACGGCAGCGAGGTGAAGTCGGTCGAGCTGGAGCGCCTCACGGCAGAGGGTCAGACCTTGATCGAGCGGCGCAACAGCATGGAACTCTTCCGCGATCTCTCCGCCGAAGCCTTCGAGCGCCACACCGGCACCGCCTGGCGGCCGCGCACCGGATCGATGGTCAACCACCGCAACCTGACCGCCGCGATGATCGACAGCCGGGATTTCCTCGCCGCGAAGCGCCGCGCCGAGACTGAGGTGATGCTGCCCTCCGGCCCCAGGGTCGCCCTGACCGGCGGTCTCGACTACAATGACCATCGCCTGATCTGGGCGAAGCTCGATCAGGTCCATGCCAAGCACCCGGACATGGTGCTGCTGCACGGCGGTTCGCCGAAGGGCGCCGAACTGATCGCCGCGAAATGGGCGGACAATCGCGGTGTGCGCCAAGTCGCCTTCAAGCCCGACTGGACGAAGCACGGCAAGGCCGCGCCCTTCAAGCGCAACGACGCCATGCTGGACGTCCTGCCGGTCGGCGTCCTCGTCTTTCCCGGAACCGGGATCCAGGAAAACCTCGGCGACAAGGCCCGCAAGCTCGGCATCCCGGTATTGAAGTTCGACGGTGGCGCGTAA